The DNA region TTATGATGCATgataaaaactgaaactgaaaaacacaaatttaaatttcGCGACGTTAGAATCCGATCAATTAATGTACGTTAGTTTAAGCTTGTCTGAGGTAACTTTACTTTTCGGTGTTTTGCTTATTACATTTCCATAAAGGTTCGCTCAGGTTGGACAGTTGGTTGATATTTTAGTCAAAAACGGATTCGCACGTTCATTTTCTGTACACATTGctcataatgcaacttgattaaataaaacagGCATAGTGAAAATCTAATTTCTATAGATGTATTAATAGTTATACTGTTTAATGTATGTGAAAGtaacaaaattgttttttacGCAAAGAGGTGACTTGATGTTTGGCTGAGAACTCATCAGTTTAAAGTTTATCGTGAACTTTGATTCTTATGACTCATCGTGGTGCAACAGGTATCAGAAAATATAGGCTAATATATAGCTTATATGTACAGTGATGCTCTACCTGAAATGTCAGAGGAATCTCGTGCATTATGGTGCAGATAGCCTTGATCCAGGGAGTAAGATGGCATTCCCGCGtgcagagcagaagaagaggggcTGCTTGATGCCAGCGACTGCTGTTTGATGTATGAAGATACACCAGATGAACTCCAGTGTGAGGCTGCATTTGCATAAGGAGACTGACAGTCCAAAGTGCCTACCATCGCTGGGGGAGACTGCagagggctgctgctgctgtccggGCAATAGTCCGCATTGGAGGCCACCTGACATGCGGCCATGTAGGATGACCCGGAGCCCGATGACATATGTGGGACGTGATGTCCCCCTCCGAGTCCCTCGAAGCCACTTGGCACTGTATTACCCATCAAGTCTATGTTGTAGCTGTTATGACATGCTAATGAGCCTGAAGGTGACTGGAAATCATAGTTTTGCGGCAGCATGGACGCACCAAACCCGAGACCATTCATCATCCTGTACATTGGTTTCAAAGCTTGGCATTTCCTACGGAATCCCCGAGGTCTGCGACGAAAGGAGCCCTCCTCGAACATAAACTCACTACTCGGGTCGATGGTCCAGTAGTGCCCCTTGCCTGGTCTACCGAGACCCTTAGGTAGCTTTATAAAACACTCGTTCAGAGACAGGTTGTGTCTGACGGAGTTTTTCCATCCCTGGTATGATCCCCTGAAGAAAGGGAAGCGGGCCTGCAGGAACTGATAGATTTCACTCAAAGTAAGCCTTTTGGACGGAGAACTCTGAATTGCCATCACAATGAGGGCAATATACGAGTAGGGAGGCTTTTCAGGGCGCCTCAAGCCAGAGTTTCCCTTTTTCCATTTGGTTGATGCATTCTGCGCGCTCTCCATCACCGGCTGTGCGCCCAGCGGAGCTGCGTTCAGAGCACCGGCCGCTGGACTGGAGCGCAGAGGATTAGAAGGATCCAAAGGTTGCTTGGTGATCTCGGTCGTCATGGTTGCGCCTCTTTTTGGATCAGTTCACTGCGGGGGCTCTATAACACTTGGATAACTAACTTTTTCTATATTTCAAACGCTATTAAAAGGTTCCCTACTGCGATAATTAAAAAGTCAGTGTCCATCTGCGATGCTCTGCGTGTTTATAAccgtgaaaatcaagaaacaccAGCCGCtgttcctccttcctctctctgtccatcgCTGGCAATAATCCCACAAGAGAGGGGAAATAAAGCTCCTCGACTTTGCTTGCGCATATCCACTCGGCCAAACACAACTCGACCACCTATCAATTCTTAAatctctctctgcccctctATCCCCCCAAATCCCTCCAAGAAATCGCCAGGAACTACTCCCTCCCCATCTGGCCAGGATCCAGACTAGAAGCCGGACACAGCGCAGTGGAGTAAGACAAATCTCCTCCCACGACTCACTTTCCAAAACACCTCTGAATACATTGTTCAGACAAATATTTGGCACGATAACGTTCTAAACCACGATGAATAAAGCGACACATTTTGGACAACTTAAAATGATTCCCTTTGTCCTCATGTGTACCTACAAACAGTGACGATGCCTGGTAGTGGTGTTATTTCGTAAAGGTGTATGGGAGAAGGGGTCCTGCAGTGTTCATTTGTTTGGGATCTGTTCAGGGTTAGGGCTCTGACATGAGAGGAAGCATGCTTTTTCCATCAGAGCGTGCCAGCGTGCCACACACAGTGCTCAAGTGTCAGTTTACGTTTTGGAGCCTGGATTACATCCCTGGAGAAATGAATCTATGAGAAACTCTAAATAAAGTCTTAAGGAACGATTCAGATGATGAAATAATCTTATATTCTTTTGTGCAAAGTTTACTACTGTAAATGCCTTTTTTGTGCTCTGGTTGAGTTTTACGCATGTCTGGTGTCATTACAAAGCAAGTCCCCACTATAAGGACGTGAACAAACTTCCCATACACCAGCAAAGTTACAAAACAATCTACCCAGAATATCAGCAACATCAAACCCGTAACCCCCGCTGCGTCCAGGATGCACAGCTGGTTTAAAGGAAATTTACTTTCTAGCCTCAGAAGAATAGGCCTACTTGGAAGACATTTCTTCTTATTGTGGATTCGAGTTGAGTTCGCTCAGGATGCACCATTTGTATAAACCCTTTCCTGCGCATGTGTGGTGACTGAGGCGACAGCTATTTGCAGCGCcagacagaaaacataaatattggATGCCCCTATACGGCAGCAGCGAGCTTCATGAACACTGTAAAGTAAATACTTAATacataaatgtcttttttgcaTCATACATTATAGAGGAAACTGATGGCCTACTAATaatatgctgtattttattttattattgttgttgctgttatgGTTGTTATTATTGGGCCTATTATTATATGCATTGCAGGCCTACACATGTCCCGTCACTGGGGCAGTTATTTTTTccgagtaaaaaaaaaatggagaagaGCCTTCCTTATCAATTAAGTATACATCTCTCACCTTTTACAAAATATGTACAACACAATAGGCTGCAAAGGCCAGTAAGCATGTTACATGAACACACGCCCCGATAATTATTATTGCACTGGCACCTAACAAGTGGTGTCGGTCCTAATTGGGCTCCACGACAACCACTGACTACTGTAATTTAATCTAAAATAATGTTACAACAATAGAAAACGCAGACCATCACTAGTTAGCTTTTTATTTCGTTGTAAAGAGCATTTGTTTTCAAAAGAAAGCGACACAAAAACAGTCAAAGTGCATATTTTCAACGTTTGTTAAACAACAACGTTAATGTTCAGTTCAGtaacatttacaacaaaaactgtgtataaaatatcaaatctgATGATGCTTTAAGGGGAAATGACCAGAAGTACAATAATACAATAGTGCAAGTGTAACACATTTCCACCACAACAATATCCGGTTCAATTTAACTCCACCAACAATGCACATTGATGATTTTTGatcaacaaatatttaaaaaaaaaagagtccgCATTTATTTGTGATATCGCAAGTGTGTGAAAGCAGCCCGCAGTCATAGGCGTTTGACACATGCGCAGCACAGGAGTCCGTATGGCAGGGTGACTTGACGTATGAAAATAAGGCAGGTGTATTTGAATGAGGCATCATTAGTTCAGTGTAGCGCGGCCAGGTGAAGGCAGGGTGGAGCGGTAATTGTTCTTTGTGTGAGTCTCTCTTGAAGGGCTTGCTGAGGATGCTGTCTATAGCAAATGAACTAGTAAACTTGACACATGAATCAGTCTTGGTGGTGGGTGCGGACTGCTGAACGCTCTGCGGCTCCTCTGCGTGCTCGGACACCTCTGGCTCCCTGCTGAACTTTTTATCAATGCGCTTTCTTCTGCGCCTGAACACCCCGTCAGCAAAGGTGTATTCGCTGTGAGGATTGAGCATCCAATAATTGTCCTTTCCCCACGGTCTAGACGGGTCCCGGAGCACTTTGAGAAAACAGTCGTTTAAAGACAAGTTGTGTCGAACAGAGTTCCTCCAGCCGGTGTAGCTGCCTCTGAAGAACGGGAACTTTTTCATCAGATAGTCGTTTATTTCCGCCAAAGTCAGACGTCCAGTGGAGGAGTCCCGGATAGCCATGGCGATGAGAGCGATGTATGAGAACGGAGGTTTGGGTCTCCGTGTGTACGGTTTGGACTTGGTGCTGGTGCATGGAGTAACAGGTGGAGGGCTGTGCGCCACGCAGTCCCCATCCGACCCCAGCTCCTCCtcagcagaaagaggagagCGCACACTCCCCTCTGCATCACTGGCCATCTCGAGGTGTTTCATGTTATAGTGGCTTCCACACAACACCTCCAACTTCATGCTTTTTGATGAATTTCCCTCTTTGATAGTGTTGTATAAAACCTATCCAATAAGCTCCCTGCTTAAAGTCCGGACCTTACGTGCGGCAAGCCGCGGAGTGCTTTGAATTGAAGTCCTTGGAGTCCTTTTTAGCTATCATACCTGTGAGAGTACTGAAGCGCGTCTCACCTACAAATATGTGTGAGCAGCAGTTTATAGCCGGTTCACCTCAGGACCAACCCAAGAGGGCGGagttaaattatttcaaaagaTCTGGAGCATCACATAACATCTTCACATTGCTTGCATAATAGTCTATAATAAAACTATGAtcataataaatgttttactaTGACCCTATAATATAGTATTTAGCAAAGTAATTGATTCTGTTCACTGAAAACACCATTAAATGCAGCTTTATTGCTGTCTCACCTGTGAGATGTGATCTGGCTGACACCATGGGATTATTTCACCTTAGGCAACCAGGTGGCGTATGTTTCCTTTGTATTTGAAAGGTGTGGTGCCTGAAGGTAGCTCAGTATCATTTGTCAATTTCAGGCAGCACTGTAACAGCCAGAAATTATGTGCATCCTAATTAtactgaaaacaatgaaaaaagagaaaagaagccCACTGTGTCAGCAGGGTATAGACATTCACGTGCTCTCATATCAAAGCACTCTGCTTTAAAGTGCACTTCAGATGTTCAAGCCAACTTAACAGCCCACATAAAAACCATTGTtactgtgtttctctctcttaaaaacaaatggatCAGTACCTTCCTGTTGCTCAGTGCCAAAATAGTGGATTCACCTAACAAATTACttattgtgatttattttctttctgaatGAACCGCCTTGAGGTTTTGGATGACTTTCGAAGAGGTGCGTGCCACTTGTGATGTGATTCCAAGGAAACAGTGCAATTATGATAACAAGGCCAACAGGCGAACAGACCCATTGAAGATAATTCTGAACTCTATATTATGCCTTTAATAgctaatgtcagtgtttcatCCTCATTTGGTGTCACTCCACAGCCCCAGATACATTCTCCTCCCACTCCCTCCCTCAGGTTCATCTGGCAGTCATGTTGAACCCAACAACCCATTTTTGTATAATTGGTAGTGTTACTTCCTGAAAATTCTCAGACCATATCACTGGTTTCATTAGTTGTGCTGCAACAGTGTCACCAAATagacaaatggaaaaataatatcCTCATACACCACCTGGAAACCTATGTTGACATCACACTAGCCGCTGATATGTTGTTACGGAGACAAGTGGTTGAACTTTCCaagctgtttctgtgtgtaggTTGCACATGTTTGTGCTAGTGGGAATGTTTTGATTTTCAGGTAATAATCGGTTTGTGTCGTCTGTGACACCCAATGCAGGGTGAAGTTACTATTTTGAAAGGAGGCATGTCAAGGATGGATTCAGCTCAAAGACCATGTATTCATTCTGGTCACCGCATGTAACAGCTTATGTGCCTGTGTTCTTGTGTACATCAGGATCTGCTTAATAAAACCTTATCTGTTATGGCTTTACAGGTGGAACCAGAGAGAAGCATATGTGTGCCTCATATATTACCAAATAATAAAGGATAAACACCAGCCACTGACCCAACCCAAAATGTGACCTTAATAAAGGCTTATGGCATTAGTAATTAATTTATTGATCATTAATTAAGCCATTAGTAAAAACATATAAGCCCTTTAATAGACAGTGGTACTGAAAAAGTATGTTGGTGTTGAatgattttatttccttttttatgaCATGTATCTATGTATCTATCTACAACAAACAGTGAATTTGCTTGCTTAACTTACTTTACTTACTACTACAAATATAGTATAAAAATATAGGCCACAAGTATTGTATACAAGTATATTTGTGAAAGCTCAAATGCTTGGCAGGTATTTTAACCTTGGAcaatagatttaaaaaacattctCCCCTAGTTtaaatgtgtgtctatgtacTTACATTTTCCTCAGTCAATGACACACTgccataaatcattttaaaagtacAGGCTCTTGTTGTCTCATTTAAGAGCACATTAGATTACACTGTGGTGTGGTGCCTTTCTGCAGACACTAGATCAGATACGAGTTTTCATCAACTTGTGTGTCCTTACGTTGAATAATTCCTCAGTCGTGCCTCAGCTTTATATAACAGATTTTGCTAATGCAAAGAGTTTGTGGTGAAATTATGATGCGCAGTAGGTATGGAAAGAAGAGATGAGACAATGAAGACAAAGCCTTCAAAACACTCGAGAtatgtttgctttttgtgtgcatgtgtccatcaaacaaaacacactgttcATGTGAGTAAGCTGTTGTCAAGGTAGTGACATACTGTTGAGCATATACAAGTCTGCCATAATGagttaatgaaattaaaacagcGCTAAGTGTTGTAAATAGAGCTTTACTTCTGGTCCCAGTGGTTCTTTGCAAGCtggtttgtgtattttctttacATCAAGCAAACAGtgtgaatttacagtatgtcaaatCAGACATgtctctaaaaaaaataataaataaataaaagaatacataTTGAACATGATTGAACTATATATTGATTCTTTGCTATACTGATGTACtttttcatttatgtattttatatatatttcagttaataaaatataattctgtttaaatgtttttagatATAATATTCATTAGGAGATAATTGAAATATCTTATATATTTAAACCCTGCTTAGCATTTCAGTAATGTATACTGTTGCTGCAAATTCCACAAGACGTTTAAAAATAACCCTGTGAAGATGTCAACCTGATGAGGATTTACagtcagtttctctctctctctctctctctctcaattcaattcaactgggctttattggcatgggaaacagatgttaacattgccaaagcatgtgtaaaataaatacatacataaacagaagaattgtgatattaaaatatatacagataagtaagataagataataataataataataataataataataataataataaactgtagacttgcagttaaaatacaaatacaaaaagtggaAACtacaacactgcaacatttttttaatgaatgtgcatgtgtaggtcattcactgtccttCAGGTTGTGGCATATTGAtactccttctcctaggagtatttttaattttgagagttCATTTAGCGCTTTGAAATTTGAGATTACAGAggtgaacttgttaaagtaaatgttccttatttcattcaatgttgtacattgtaggaggaagtgcatctctgtctccacctcatctgtcgaacagtgaccacatattctgttttattttggttgcCAACAAAAAGCATTTGCATGCGAGGCAGCAGCTAATTGGAGATTTTCAGATGTTTTGCAGATTATGTTGCCGAGAGCGTAAAGATCACAGAGTGGCTTCAGAGTTGGGGATGTATTCAAAGGTTCAAAATAGAAAGAGTTTCATGTTGATTCCAAGCATTACTTCACGCTATTTATGGCAGCTGTGTGTTTATTATCATTGTACAATACATCCCACCTCAAAATATTTCATCAGCCACTAATTATAGTATTTTGACAGCTCTGTTTTGAAACCATGTTACCAGTGTCTCACTATTTAACTGGAGCATTATGGTTTTGCACAAACATGTGCGTGTTCTTAGTCATCAGTCATCAGTCTTTTTCTTCATGTATATTTGGCTCCACATGTTTCTTCATGTAGATCTGGTCCCACCCTCTGAATGCATACATTCTGTCTTTTCAATGGTAAGCACCTAATGTCATCTTATTTACCCTTTTATGTGCTTAAATATAAGTGATCTGTGAGCCACACATTTAAAGATGACAGTAAACAAAGTTCTCTCATGTCTCCTGATAAGAGAAGCAGAAATAAAAGGAGGACTGAAAGCAGGCCCCTGCATGTTGCTGGTTTGGAAAGTTTCTATTTTGGTCTTGTCACTTCAGAGGTAAAGCGAATGAGCTGCAAAACAAATAAGGGGGGGGGGAATTCCAAGCAAGAGAGGTTATCCACAGGTGGAGAAGTATAGAAATGTAAGCTTTTTTCCCTACTGCACTTATGTTCTTAGCATGTGGGGACCACTTCAGAAACCAGAATTACAGTATAATGTCAAAGACTCAAAATAAGACTAGAACTCCCTGTAGATGTGCAACATATATTTTCCTGCTCTATGTTTCTATACTTTTCATCATGTCTTAGTTGGTCAactattgttgtttttgcatatCCTGCCTATATTTTCCaaccatacatttttacatatggTCTAGTATTAGTACTCAGTTATGTTAACCCAGCTTCTCCATTCTTTTTAgaatgttttgtctgtttagCATCATTTATATGTATATCTGGGTCTAAGTTTTATAGGCCAGGTAGCTGTTAGGTACTGGAGATTGGTTTGGTGTAAAAGTAGAGATGTGTACTTCATGCAAACCATCTGTGTGAGTACACCACTTAACACCTCTCTCATGTTTAGACAAAAAAAGGGGGAATGGGATAAACACTGCCGAAGACACCAAGGGTGGGGTTGACATAGGTATGTAGTTCAGCTAGCAAATGGGGGAAACAGTTTCCACAGTGAATGGGGGTTTAACAGTGTGAGTGATCCTTCTATTTATTCTCTGCAGGGTTCTGGGCACTGAGGTGTGTGTTGAGGCCTAGCGTGTAAGCGGACAGAGTCTAATAAGCTGTTATAGACAAGCAGCAGGGCTACAAACAGTCAACATCATCGCACTATAGTAGCGAGAATGGCCAGATAAATATGTCAATCTGAGTATGTATGGCAGGCATTCGAGTAACTTACTAGGTGGCTCAACTGTTCAGTTCTATAATTTTTTGCACTCTTTGAATTTGAATCAAAAATGCGGAGTCACTACAATTTTGACAGAAATGGTTCCCTacttttcacttcattttagttaaaaaataaaataaaatacaccttCACCCTATGCACCAAACTCCAAACTTATATTTTACAACAAACCATTTTGCAGTGTCACATTTTAACCTcgtgaaataaatacaaaaatgcatCGTAAATGTTATCCACATGTTAATTCAGCTGTTCAACATTTATCATCTCTCCCGCTCTCACAGTTTAGACACAATGTCCCAGGGagaaacataaaatgaacaCTTATGATTTGATTACAGTGTAGGTTTAATCATTACAGATATTCAGAGTCTTACAGCTTAATCTTAGGTTACGTGCTGTCTTTGTACTGTGGATATGTTGTTTTCTATGAGGTTTCCGTGTACATATCTGTGCTTTCAAGCAAGGAGATACAGTTTTTAGTCATGGAatctgatgatttttttctttaaaaacaccaaCCAGGCAGGTTATTTCTGTAAAGTAACAGGAGTAAGATGAACCAAAGGGCGACTTTATATTAGAAAATGAAAGATTTTAAACTATTACTGTTAATCACATACTTAAGAATATATAGCCTACATATCTGAACCCCTCTAAACAACTGCAATATTCTCAAATGTCACCAGATCAAATGTAATCACATTGCtaaataatttgtaattttattattcacTATATTTTTCTCGTGAACTGACATACAGTGTACAGAAATGAGTAAACCGaggactttttttaaatatacaatcATTTATATAGTTAAGTCAATGATTAGCCATTATGTTTAATCATAAAGGTCTGCTATCATATATGATTTTGTTTACTAGGAGGGACATCAGGTTCATCATCACCTGCAAATGACCTCCGTCTGTCTTCAGTGGGACAGTCTTGATACATTTTTGTTGCCATCTCTTTTCGTGCCCAAAGCTTCAGAACATGGCACCACCTAACTAAAATAGAAACAATTCAAAGCTGTAAACAAGCAAAGGCATGTTCTCTCTTTTCGTCTTGTGTGCATTACTTGTTGTCATAGCAACGGGTAAATTCTGTCAAATTCAATCACATGAAATACAAAGGTTCAAAAAAGGGAGCTAAAGCCATGTGCAACCGCAGTGATCAAAGCACGACTGCAAGACAAGCTTAAGTTTGGAATTAAAATCAAGGTAACTGGGCGGATCTTTACACTGAGTCAGCGCCTTGTGTAAACTGAATTATACATtatacaaataatacatttatgaatgtgtttacccaaattaaacttaatttctTTGACATTAGTTTGCTCCACACCCTGTTTTATTAAAAGACATCAATGGATCTTCCTGCTCATCTGTTTGTTCTCCCTTGTTTGCATGTTACTGGTCAGATGTTGATCCTGCCATGTCAGCAGTTACTGGGAACCAGCAGGAAGTTGAGCTTTAGTTAAACTTCTGAAACAGCTGAACAATTTGCCTTTATTCCCCCTCTGATCATGGCGACTTATACAAAAGCTGGTTATATTCAAACTGACATCCCAGCTACCCAGAGGAACAAATACGAAGCAGACACTGTAAACATTATGACATTCCTGATAATGATTGGAAACTAAAAGACCTGCAGAATTTTATTTCTTGAATGCAGGACGTCATTACTTCAATGTATAATATTTCACATAATCTGTACATTTGTCCTGAATTAGTTTAGACAATTATGCAATGTGTGGACACACTAGGAACACATGCCTGGATCATTTGCGTGTCAcactaattttgtttttttgggatATCCAGAAAACCAAAGCATGCTTTCTAGAGTAGTTCCACATGGTTTTCTGACAAACTGCAATATGATGGACTTATTTAGAGAAAAagattatataatataatataatggaAATCCTCTAAAAGAAATATGCTTATGAAAGTAGCTTTGGTAATGGGATAAGTGACACCAAAgcaaaacatacacactcaaactATAATAATCTCGAATCATTACCAGATCCAAGCTAGCAatgatgtaaatataaatagCATTAAATGCATCTACGTGGTAACTGTGATGCCTCTAATTGAGAACAAGCCATTAAACTTTGGCTCCTgattatgtgtatttttcacttGTCCATTATCTCTGGATGGTAGCAAAGGAAagtcaggttttaaatgtgacCTATATGTATCACAGTAGCTTTAACACTGTTTTAGAGTAAGTGTGACTTTTTCTCCTTGTTACAAACAAGTTTGTATGCTAGTATGACTACTGACCAGAAGTCTACAGCTTTTATCTGCAGGGACAACAGTTGCGTGAGGCCATGCTCTGCTGCCCTGTACCTAAACATTTAAGGCTGCTTTCGTAAATAGACATGTGGGAACTTGATGGGAATTCTGATACCATCAACAAGTTTTACACACTGACTACTTTAGTA from Siniperca chuatsi isolate FFG_IHB_CAS linkage group LG13, ASM2008510v1, whole genome shotgun sequence includes:
- the foxf2a gene encoding forkhead box protein F2a, coding for MTTEITKQPLDPSNPLRSSPAAGALNAAPLGAQPVMESAQNASTKWKKGNSGLRRPEKPPYSYIALIVMAIQSSPSKRLTLSEIYQFLQARFPFFRGSYQGWKNSVRHNLSLNECFIKLPKGLGRPGKGHYWTIDPSSEFMFEEGSFRRRPRGFRRKCQALKPMYRMMNGLGFGASMLPQNYDFQSPSGSLACHNSYNIDLMGNTVPSGFEGLGGGHHVPHMSSGSGSSYMAACQVASNADYCPDSSSSPLQSPPAMVGTLDCQSPYANAASHWSSSGVSSYIKQQSLASSSPSSSALHAGMPSYSLDQGYLHHNARDSSDISVGLSRYSGHSAPVCDRKDFVLNLNGMSSLHPSTGGSYYHQLHHHHQSVYQDVKPCVM
- the foxq1a gene encoding forkhead box protein Q1a encodes the protein MKLEVLCGSHYNMKHLEMASDAEGSVRSPLSAEEELGSDGDCVAHSPPPVTPCTSTKSKPYTRRPKPPFSYIALIAMAIRDSSTGRLTLAEINDYLMKKFPFFRGSYTGWRNSVRHNLSLNDCFLKVLRDPSRPWGKDNYWMLNPHSEYTFADGVFRRRRKRIDKKFSREPEVSEHAEEPQSVQQSAPTTKTDSCVKFTSSFAIDSILSKPFKRDSHKEQLPLHPAFTWPRYTELMMPHSNTPALFSYVKSPCHTDSCAAHVSNAYDCGLLSHTCDITNKCGLFFF